A stretch of the Sulfurimonas sp. HSL-1656 genome encodes the following:
- a CDS encoding response regulator — protein sequence MLQLRRLLVAVLLLAAGAFAALNQAISVGAFSSADAAQARITEVKNHLMQDEAVAALLNEKHFSFTVEQVKGLYRSELTGFTDEADLPVVMSSVKGVVPDAYYVTRAATAVTPAAPAAAPVPVQEEEGIFVVDETNVIEEVPAVETPEPVPAATAPVTVTPEPKGPATAIVDTVPAPVASTEVTASSDLPEPPLDGTSSMLLYSIILALVALLILLYIARRKRRSSELFPPHEKADLETLAEDFAETAAAAHAPEAPVVPEETYEPEPETEQPIETLYEPEPMEVEETTFYEAPAPEPEESYTEAVETEAPVEVPEVQEAVPAAAATRKKRDLPAELGAVTKERLAEFAGNRLLIAEDNLINQKVISRLLEGSGMDIVIANNGQEALDMLNENPNYNMVLMDAHMPVMDGFEATQAIRQDPRFDAIAVVALSGDVGADDIRKMREAGMEEQLAKPLRVDALYAVMYQYLNLASEAVEEAEEEMLPELKTHGADTALNAAVGLDICAGDKVMYAEILDEFVTSYNQADNLVHTYIRANDDTKLVAFMLDVKGVASNIGADALAEAAETLREAVLINRVEEYNTLADAFATTLHKTMAAIDSFKATL from the coding sequence ATGTTACAGTTACGTCGTCTTCTTGTTGCCGTTTTGCTCCTGGCTGCCGGGGCATTTGCCGCACTCAACCAGGCCATTTCCGTCGGTGCGTTCAGCAGCGCCGATGCCGCCCAGGCCCGCATTACCGAGGTAAAGAACCACCTGATGCAGGACGAGGCCGTCGCTGCGCTTCTCAATGAAAAGCACTTCAGCTTTACCGTCGAACAGGTCAAAGGGCTCTACCGCTCCGAACTGACCGGGTTTACGGACGAAGCAGACCTTCCCGTCGTGATGTCGTCTGTCAAGGGTGTCGTGCCCGACGCATACTATGTTACGCGCGCTGCCACCGCCGTGACACCTGCTGCCCCTGCCGCGGCACCGGTCCCTGTCCAGGAGGAGGAAGGCATCTTCGTCGTTGATGAAACCAATGTCATCGAGGAGGTTCCGGCCGTCGAAACCCCCGAACCGGTTCCCGCAGCAACGGCACCCGTAACCGTGACACCGGAACCAAAGGGCCCGGCCACCGCGATTGTCGATACGGTACCCGCCCCTGTCGCTTCCACGGAAGTCACTGCCAGCAGCGATCTGCCCGAACCGCCTCTGGACGGCACCTCTTCCATGCTGCTTTACAGCATTATCCTGGCGCTCGTCGCCCTGTTGATCCTGCTCTATATCGCCCGCCGCAAACGCCGTTCCTCCGAGCTTTTCCCTCCGCATGAGAAGGCGGACCTTGAAACACTCGCAGAGGATTTCGCCGAAACGGCAGCGGCAGCGCATGCTCCGGAAGCGCCTGTCGTCCCCGAGGAGACCTATGAACCTGAACCGGAAACGGAACAGCCGATAGAAACGCTCTATGAACCGGAGCCGATGGAGGTCGAAGAGACAACCTTCTACGAAGCCCCCGCCCCCGAACCGGAAGAGAGCTACACCGAAGCCGTCGAAACAGAAGCACCTGTGGAAGTTCCGGAAGTGCAGGAAGCCGTCCCGGCTGCAGCGGCTACGCGCAAAAAGCGTGACCTCCCGGCCGAACTGGGTGCCGTCACCAAAGAGCGGCTGGCGGAATTCGCCGGCAACCGTCTTTTGATCGCTGAAGACAACCTGATCAACCAGAAGGTGATCTCGCGCCTGCTCGAGGGGAGCGGTATGGACATCGTCATTGCCAATAACGGTCAGGAAGCGCTGGACATGCTCAATGAGAACCCCAACTACAACATGGTCCTGATGGATGCTCACATGCCGGTCATGGACGGCTTCGAAGCGACACAAGCCATTCGTCAGGACCCGCGTTTTGACGCCATTGCCGTCGTTGCCCTGAGCGGGGACGTCGGGGCCGACGATATCCGCAAGATGCGCGAAGCGGGCATGGAGGAGCAGCTGGCCAAGCCGCTGCGTGTCGATGCCCTCTATGCGGTGATGTACCAGTACCTGAACCTTGCGTCGGAAGCGGTTGAAGAAGCGGAAGAGGAGATGCTTCCGGAACTGAAAACCCACGGGGCGGATACGGCGCTCAATGCCGCAGTCGGGCTGGATATCTGTGCCGGCGACAAAGTGATGTACGCCGAGATCCTCGATGAATTCGTCACCTCCTATAACCAGGCGGACAACCTCGTGCACACCTACATCCGGGCCAATGACGATACCAAGCTCGTCGCCTTCATGCTCGATGTCAAGGGCGTCGCGTCCAATATCGGTGCCGATGCCCTTGCCGAGGCGGCGGAAACGCTTCGCGAAGCCGTGCTTATCAACCGGGTCGAGGAGTACAACACCCTCGCAGACGCCTTTGCCACAACGCTGCACAAAACGATGGCAGCCATCGACAGCTTCAAAGCAACCCTCTGA
- a CDS encoding FAD-dependent oxidoreductase, which translates to MTYDTAIIGAGINGCATAYFLTKGGEKVALIDREGIAAGGSGAAGAFVSPKFSKGGPLKALMEESYLFSLDFYECYFPELIRIAPLIHFAKYEDENEKVRAFKETTALPMLASMPEVPLTEEAEAFEHVVLARSGLVNAQAVCTRLAEGSDFILDDINIIKYSEGLWSVGRIRAKKVVLATGAYRPVVSMPHIALRAVWGHRVDIRTSTPLPCHLHQYVSIAATGANGEGAIGATHDVHYDPQTVTEPYDVAQGRAELLQKAAKTVMLEHVEVLKDYTGLRSGSNDYYPLVGRVADAEASLLAVPGLSKGVKTDAASLVYHPGLYMINGTGGYGFVMGPLLARSLAESLLEGKPLPEALDPTRFLYRWAKRAGK; encoded by the coding sequence TTGACCTACGACACGGCCATTATCGGCGCCGGTATCAACGGCTGCGCCACGGCGTATTTTTTGACCAAGGGGGGCGAGAAAGTCGCCCTCATCGACCGCGAAGGGATCGCCGCGGGCGGCAGCGGGGCAGCAGGGGCTTTCGTTTCGCCCAAGTTCTCCAAGGGCGGCCCGCTCAAGGCGCTGATGGAGGAGAGTTACCTTTTCTCGCTCGACTTTTACGAGTGCTATTTCCCCGAGCTTATCCGCATTGCACCCCTGATCCATTTTGCCAAGTACGAGGACGAGAACGAAAAGGTGAGGGCGTTCAAAGAGACGACAGCGTTGCCGATGCTCGCTTCGATGCCGGAGGTGCCGTTGACGGAGGAGGCGGAGGCGTTCGAACACGTTGTCCTGGCCCGCAGCGGTCTGGTCAATGCGCAGGCGGTCTGCACACGGCTGGCGGAGGGTTCCGACTTTATATTGGATGATATTAATATTATAAAATATAGTGAAGGGTTATGGTCGGTCGGAAGGATCCGCGCGAAGAAGGTCGTCCTGGCAACGGGGGCTTATAGGCCCGTCGTTTCGATGCCGCATATCGCGCTGCGTGCCGTTTGGGGGCACCGTGTTGATATCAGGACGTCAACCCCGCTGCCGTGCCACCTGCACCAGTACGTCTCCATTGCCGCGACGGGTGCGAACGGGGAGGGTGCCATCGGTGCGACACACGACGTGCACTACGATCCGCAGACGGTAACGGAGCCCTATGACGTCGCGCAGGGGCGGGCGGAATTGCTGCAGAAGGCGGCCAAAACAGTCATGCTCGAACATGTCGAAGTCCTCAAAGACTACACCGGGCTGCGTTCGGGTTCCAACGACTACTACCCGCTGGTCGGAAGGGTCGCTGACGCCGAGGCGTCGCTGCTGGCGGTCCCCGGGCTCTCAAAGGGCGTCAAGACCGACGCGGCATCGCTTGTCTACCACCCCGGACTCTACATGATCAACGGTACGGGCGGCTACGGTTTCGTCATGGGCCCGCTGCTCGCCCGCTCCCTTGCCGAGTCGCTGCTGGAAGGGAAACCGCTCCCCGAGGCGCTGGACCCGACCCGTTTCCTCTACCGCTGGGCGAAACGCGCCGGAAAGTGA
- a CDS encoding ABC transporter substrate-binding protein, which produces MKKLFYLALISLLLPLSAAAMEANEIGSVMRQKVDVVLTILNDHNLSKTERNTAIETEMDPYFDFLLMAKLSLGKSGWQAATPAQRKEYVVLFERRIKDFYMSKLDLYKDEVITLEAPQEVKNRIYLNSYIIEKGEKKEVLYKFYHAKEGWLIYDVDVLGVSIIQSYRSQFAGELENGSIEQLLIKLRQPQPDA; this is translated from the coding sequence ATGAAAAAACTGTTCTATCTTGCCCTCATCTCCCTGCTGCTGCCACTCTCCGCAGCCGCCATGGAGGCAAACGAGATCGGAAGCGTCATGCGCCAGAAAGTGGATGTCGTCCTGACGATCCTCAACGACCACAATCTGAGCAAAACCGAACGCAATACGGCCATCGAAACCGAGATGGACCCCTATTTCGATTTTCTCCTGATGGCGAAACTCAGCCTCGGCAAAAGCGGCTGGCAGGCGGCGACCCCCGCACAGCGCAAAGAGTATGTCGTGCTCTTCGAACGCCGCATCAAAGACTTCTATATGAGCAAGCTCGACCTCTACAAGGACGAGGTCATCACCCTGGAAGCACCGCAGGAGGTCAAGAACCGCATCTATCTCAACAGCTATATCATCGAAAAGGGCGAGAAGAAAGAGGTACTTTACAAGTTCTACCATGCCAAAGAGGGGTGGCTCATCTACGACGTCGACGTCCTGGGCGTCAGCATCATCCAGTCCTACCGCAGCCAGTTCGCCGGCGAACTCGAGAACGGTTCGATAGAGCAGCTCCTCATCAAGCTGCGCCAGCCACAGCCTGATGCTTAA
- a CDS encoding VacJ family lipoprotein, whose product MKRLFLTMILGFSLLYSQEGGSAVPAPLEQIGPLAHLSGPEDEVFDDGFDIGGFEEEFTDVAAEPVYDPLEGYNRWMTGFNNVLFDYLLDPVISTYNFILPEPIRVSVNNIFNNLYYPVSLVNNLLQLKFDHALSETGRFIINSTFGFAGMFDTAMQIGVEPHVEDFGQTLGHYGVGNGMPIVLPFFGPSNLRDITGDLLDFYVNPVYYVEPRKYNIPRNTYEGWGLVGAKRFNKFSLYKQEYLQIRREALDFYPFMRDAYEQNRNKLISE is encoded by the coding sequence ATGAAAAGACTGTTTTTAACGATGATATTGGGGTTTTCGCTGCTATATTCCCAGGAGGGAGGATCAGCTGTACCCGCCCCCTTGGAGCAGATCGGCCCCCTTGCACACCTCTCCGGTCCCGAAGACGAGGTCTTCGACGACGGCTTTGACATCGGGGGCTTCGAAGAGGAGTTCACCGACGTTGCCGCCGAGCCGGTCTATGACCCGCTCGAAGGGTACAACCGCTGGATGACCGGGTTTAACAACGTCCTTTTCGACTACCTCCTCGATCCGGTCATCAGTACCTACAACTTCATCCTGCCCGAACCGATCCGGGTCTCCGTCAACAATATCTTCAACAACCTCTACTACCCCGTCAGCCTGGTCAACAACCTGCTGCAGCTTAAATTCGACCATGCGCTGAGCGAGACGGGACGTTTCATCATCAACTCCACCTTCGGTTTTGCGGGGATGTTCGATACGGCCATGCAGATCGGCGTGGAGCCCCATGTCGAGGACTTCGGCCAGACCCTCGGCCATTACGGCGTCGGCAACGGCATGCCGATCGTCCTCCCCTTCTTCGGTCCGAGCAACCTGCGTGACATTACGGGTGACCTGCTCGATTTCTACGTCAACCCTGTCTATTACGTGGAGCCGAGAAAGTATAATATCCCCCGCAATACGTACGAGGGTTGGGGCCTGGTCGGCGCCAAGCGTTTCAACAAGTTCTCCCTCTACAAGCAGGAGTACCTGCAGATCCGAAGGGAAGCCCTGGATTTCTACCCCTTTATGCGCGATGCCTACGAGCAGAACCGCAACAAACTGATATCGGAGTAA
- a CDS encoding alpha/beta fold hydrolase, with translation MTVVLTVIGVIVLLWGVLFLVWPRLVFAPVYYPKRDAFHLHPERFRGLEQVCGGNVVLEGIVYEPESPRCTVFYFGGKEQDSVALVGKLSERFPDWRIIAFNYRGYGCSGGRPGERVLLEDAVALVTYAKERFGPLMLMGYSLGGSVAAYAASRTDVTQLILVAPFYDIPSLARRKVPFFPGWLMRCRFETARYLGGVSAPVSIFASRDDEIVPLEQSLALKEKAPSLAVHKVYSGYNHAEILGSERFIADVSKVC, from the coding sequence GTGACGGTTGTTCTGACGGTCATCGGCGTGATCGTGCTGCTTTGGGGTGTGCTTTTTCTTGTGTGGCCGCGGCTGGTCTTCGCCCCCGTCTATTACCCCAAACGTGATGCGTTCCACCTGCACCCGGAGCGCTTCCGGGGGCTCGAACAGGTGTGCGGCGGTAACGTCGTGCTGGAAGGCATCGTGTACGAGCCGGAGTCGCCCCGATGCACCGTTTTTTACTTCGGCGGAAAGGAGCAGGACAGCGTGGCACTGGTCGGCAAGCTCAGCGAGCGTTTCCCCGACTGGCGCATCATCGCGTTCAACTACCGCGGCTACGGCTGCAGCGGCGGAAGGCCCGGCGAACGCGTTCTGCTGGAGGATGCCGTTGCGCTGGTGACCTATGCCAAAGAGCGCTTCGGCCCGCTGATGCTGATGGGCTACAGCCTCGGCGGCAGCGTGGCAGCCTATGCCGCTTCGCGCACCGACGTGACACAGCTGATCCTTGTCGCACCCTTTTACGACATACCTTCCCTCGCGCGCCGCAAGGTGCCCTTCTTCCCCGGGTGGCTGATGCGCTGCCGATTTGAGACGGCTCGCTATCTCGGCGGCGTCAGCGCACCGGTGAGCATCTTCGCCAGCCGGGACGACGAGATCGTGCCGCTTGAGCAGAGCCTTGCGCTGAAGGAGAAGGCGCCGTCGTTAGCTGTCCATAAAGTATACAGCGGGTACAATCATGCAGAAATACTCGGCAGCGAACGTTTTATCGCCGACGTCTCAAAGGTGTGCTGA
- a CDS encoding HAD family hydrolase, which produces MRIVIFDMDGTLIDSQHDITCSINHVRAVNHALPPVESCTVVEWINRPLRNLPKLFYGTETYEARDRELFEAHYHEQCIRNPVLYPGIRETVETLHAGGVRLAVATNAPSSFATRMITHLGLAGYFDHIVGPDIAGASKPDPAMLRLILDALGFRSGEHRAWMVGDNSKDIDAARRAGITGIFSTWGFSAEGEGDLVIEYPAALLDIV; this is translated from the coding sequence ATGCGTATTGTGATCTTTGACATGGACGGAACGCTGATCGACTCTCAGCATGACATCACCTGCTCCATCAACCATGTCCGCGCCGTGAACCATGCGCTGCCGCCGGTAGAGAGCTGCACGGTCGTCGAGTGGATCAACCGCCCCCTGCGCAACCTCCCCAAGCTCTTTTATGGGACGGAGACCTACGAGGCACGCGACCGGGAGCTTTTCGAGGCCCACTACCACGAGCAGTGCATCCGGAACCCCGTCCTCTACCCTGGAATCAGGGAAACGGTAGAGACGCTGCACGCGGGCGGAGTACGGCTTGCCGTGGCGACAAATGCCCCGAGCAGCTTCGCGACGCGGATGATCACGCATCTCGGCCTTGCGGGGTACTTCGACCATATCGTCGGCCCGGACATCGCCGGGGCTTCGAAACCCGACCCGGCCATGCTGCGCCTGATCCTCGATGCGCTCGGATTCCGCTCAGGAGAGCACCGGGCCTGGATGGTGGGCGACAACAGCAAAGACATCGATGCGGCGCGCCGGGCCGGCATCACCGGCATCTTTTCCACCTGGGGCTTCAGCGCGGAGGGCGAGGGCGACCTCGTCATCGAATACCCTGCCGCGCTGCTTGACATCGTCTGA
- a CDS encoding FAD:protein FMN transferase, with protein MKPFVLLLLLLASLQAAERTRVMMGTFATVSVPDDGAGCIDRAFSAMTFVEKALSSYDPAAEVYRLNRDKTLAISPALYDALQSAVRYYVQSSGYFDITIGALSRGAYRFGEEERLPGRAEVAGLPIGLELLEFNATTAMLAPGAMLDFGGFGKGVGVDAAVASLRQCGVREGTVALSGDIRCIGRCLLAIQDPFSEKVLMTFESVAPETGMSTSGDYRRFIGDKSHNHLIDPKTRTPERSFASITLVGTVRSGDLDAWTTAAAVMPAEKTVAFLRTLPVGYVLIYNDGTMVKSDNLSHYLRALEAEHEDD; from the coding sequence ATGAAGCCGTTCGTTCTGCTGCTGCTTCTGCTCGCGTCGCTGCAGGCGGCGGAGCGCACCCGTGTCATGATGGGCACCTTCGCCACCGTCTCCGTGCCGGATGACGGGGCCGGATGCATCGACAGGGCCTTCTCGGCGATGACCTTCGTTGAGAAGGCGCTCTCATCCTACGACCCGGCCGCGGAGGTTTACCGTCTTAACCGCGACAAAACGCTGGCGATCTCGCCCGCGCTCTACGACGCGCTGCAGAGCGCGGTGCGCTACTACGTTCAGAGCAGCGGTTATTTCGATATCACCATCGGGGCGCTTAGCCGCGGGGCCTACCGCTTCGGCGAGGAGGAGCGGCTGCCCGGCAGGGCGGAAGTCGCCGGCCTTCCGATCGGACTGGAACTGCTGGAGTTCAATGCGACGACCGCGATGCTCGCCCCAGGTGCGATGCTCGATTTCGGCGGTTTCGGCAAGGGGGTGGGAGTCGATGCCGCTGTCGCGTCGCTGCGGCAGTGCGGGGTGCGAGAGGGCACCGTGGCGCTCAGCGGGGATATCCGCTGCATCGGCCGCTGCCTCCTGGCGATCCAGGACCCCTTTTCAGAAAAGGTGCTGATGACCTTCGAGAGCGTGGCCCCGGAAACGGGAATGAGTACGAGCGGCGATTACCGGCGCTTTATCGGGGACAAAAGCCATAACCACCTGATCGACCCCAAAACGCGCACTCCCGAGCGCAGCTTCGCCTCGATCACCCTTGTCGGTACCGTCCGAAGCGGGGACCTCGACGCCTGGACGACTGCGGCGGCCGTGATGCCGGCGGAGAAGACCGTCGCCTTTTTACGGACGCTGCCCGTGGGCTATGTCCTGATCTACAATGACGGTACAATGGTCAAAAGCGACAACCTGTCGCACTACCTCAGGGCACTGGAGGCGGAGCATGAAGACGATTGA
- a CDS encoding MMPL family transporter, which yields MLKRFYTGFVFRHPWLVIAIVLLTAAVMGMQAVKLSVDASAETLLLENDKDLAYSRLVAKRYRGQDFLVITYTPEADLLAPRTLEDIRTLAAALLKIEGVDSVNSILNVPLLESPPKPVKELLEKIPSIEAGDANLTLAREEFKHNPLYVSNLVSPDLKTTALQVNLVRDDRYYELLDHLNALRAADDNGSLTAEGETQLADATAAFKDYRDIARERDHRMILAVRDTLRTHDTAGELFLGGVTMIADDMVTFVKRDLKTYGVAVLALLILVLWTVFRQKRWVALPVLISALSIGITVGLLGMLGFEITVISSNFISLQLIITISIIIHLIVRYRELALAKPSATEKELVLQSTLSMSKPTFFAIITTIAGFASLMLSGIKPIIALGWMMSIGISVSLIITYLLFPAVNVLLKRKQPKTTFDKEFSVTKILANFTERHGALTLIASVALIAFSLTGAQRLVVENSFINYFKPTTEIFQGMSVIDRQLGGTTPLDITIDLPQPAAAETVTESAGSSDGFDEFDEFAEEFNAEAQGAQYWFTDSRMQVVRRVHEWLENVPHVGKVLSLGTMLEVGRTLNDGRELDNFELALLYNEMPAKFADIILKPYVSIEHDQARFALRIVDSDADLRRADLLRELHDGLINEVGIPPEHLHISGLMVLYNNMLQSLFNSQIATLGVMAVLLFLMFWALFRSFMTAVVAIIANLVPVGTVFGVMGWSDIPLDMMTITIAAISIGIAVDDTIHYIHRFRIELAKDGDYVAAMHRSHESIGYAMSYTSAAIMIGFVILVLSVFIPTIYFGLLTVLVMFMAIVADLLLLPKLILLLRPFGQLTKKVAN from the coding sequence ATGCTTAAACGCTTCTATACCGGCTTCGTTTTCCGCCACCCGTGGCTCGTTATCGCCATCGTGCTGCTGACGGCGGCAGTAATGGGGATGCAGGCCGTCAAACTCAGTGTTGACGCCTCGGCCGAAACCCTCCTGCTCGAAAACGACAAGGACCTCGCCTACTCCCGCCTTGTTGCCAAACGCTACCGCGGCCAGGACTTCCTTGTTATCACCTACACGCCCGAAGCCGACCTGCTCGCCCCGCGGACCCTCGAAGACATACGGACCCTCGCTGCGGCGCTCCTGAAAATCGAAGGGGTCGACTCTGTCAACTCCATTTTGAACGTGCCGCTCCTGGAGAGTCCCCCGAAACCTGTCAAAGAGCTGCTGGAGAAGATCCCCTCGATCGAGGCGGGCGATGCAAACCTGACGCTGGCCCGCGAGGAGTTCAAGCATAATCCGCTCTACGTCTCGAACCTCGTCAGCCCGGATCTCAAGACAACGGCCCTGCAGGTCAACCTCGTCCGCGACGACCGCTACTACGAGCTGCTCGACCACCTCAACGCCCTGCGCGCGGCCGATGACAACGGCAGCCTTACCGCGGAGGGCGAAACCCAGCTTGCGGATGCGACCGCCGCCTTCAAGGATTACCGCGATATCGCCCGCGAACGCGATCACCGGATGATCCTGGCCGTCCGCGACACCCTGCGCACGCACGATACCGCCGGGGAGCTCTTCCTCGGCGGTGTGACGATGATCGCCGACGACATGGTCACCTTCGTCAAGCGCGACCTCAAGACCTACGGCGTGGCGGTCCTGGCGCTGCTGATCCTCGTGCTTTGGACGGTCTTCCGCCAGAAACGGTGGGTCGCCCTGCCGGTGCTGATCTCCGCCCTCTCCATCGGGATCACGGTCGGGCTGCTGGGGATGCTCGGGTTCGAGATCACCGTCATCTCGTCAAACTTCATCTCCCTGCAACTCATCATTACGATCTCCATCATCATTCACCTGATCGTACGCTACCGCGAACTCGCCCTCGCCAAACCTTCGGCCACCGAAAAAGAGCTGGTACTCCAGAGTACCCTCTCCATGTCCAAACCGACTTTCTTCGCCATCATCACGACGATTGCCGGTTTCGCCTCCCTGATGCTCTCGGGGATCAAACCGATCATCGCACTGGGCTGGATGATGAGTATCGGGATCAGCGTCTCCCTGATCATCACTTACCTGCTCTTCCCGGCCGTCAACGTCCTGCTCAAGCGCAAACAGCCCAAGACGACCTTTGACAAAGAGTTCTCCGTCACCAAGATCCTGGCGAACTTCACCGAACGCCACGGCGCCCTGACGCTCATTGCCTCCGTAGCGCTGATCGCCTTCTCCCTCACCGGGGCGCAGCGGCTCGTCGTCGAGAACAGCTTTATCAACTACTTCAAGCCCACCACGGAGATCTTCCAGGGGATGTCCGTCATCGACCGGCAGCTCGGCGGGACGACACCGCTGGATATCACCATCGACCTGCCCCAGCCCGCCGCGGCCGAGACGGTGACCGAGAGTGCCGGCAGCTCCGACGGTTTTGACGAGTTCGACGAATTTGCCGAAGAGTTCAATGCCGAGGCGCAGGGCGCCCAGTACTGGTTCACCGACAGCCGGATGCAGGTCGTGCGCCGGGTACACGAATGGCTGGAGAACGTTCCGCACGTCGGAAAGGTCCTCTCCCTCGGCACCATGCTCGAAGTGGGGCGCACCCTCAACGACGGCCGCGAACTCGACAACTTCGAACTGGCCCTCCTCTATAACGAAATGCCCGCGAAATTCGCCGACATCATTCTCAAGCCCTATGTGAGCATCGAACACGACCAGGCCCGTTTCGCCCTGCGTATCGTCGACTCCGATGCCGACCTGCGCCGTGCCGACCTGCTCAGGGAGCTTCACGACGGCCTGATCAACGAGGTCGGCATCCCCCCGGAACATCTGCATATCTCCGGCCTGATGGTGCTTTACAACAATATGCTCCAGAGCCTCTTTAATTCGCAGATCGCCACGCTCGGGGTGATGGCCGTCCTGCTGTTCCTGATGTTCTGGGCGCTCTTCCGCTCCTTCATGACGGCCGTCGTTGCCATCATCGCCAACCTTGTGCCGGTCGGGACGGTTTTCGGGGTCATGGGGTGGTCGGACATCCCGCTCGATATGATGACCATCACCATCGCCGCCATCAGTATCGGGATCGCGGTCGACGACACTATCCACTATATCCACCGCTTCCGGATCGAGCTCGCCAAAGACGGCGACTACGTGGCCGCGATGCACCGCTCCCACGAAAGTATCGGCTATGCGATGAGCTACACCTCCGCTGCCATCATGATCGGTTTCGTCATCCTCGTGCTCTCGGTCTTCATCCCGACGATCTACTTCGGCCTTCTGACCGTGCTCGTCATGTTCATGGCGATCGTCGCCGACCTCCTGCTGCTACCAAAACTCATCCTTCTACTGCGTCCTTTCGGGCAATTGACGAAAAAAGTTGCCAATTAA
- the hemH gene encoding ferrochelatase yields the protein MAKNAVILLNMGGPNDLYEVQTFLHNMFNDPNILTMKSGLLRRFIASVITSNRTKSAQEVYQKLGGKSPIVGITKKLVAALQAKLGEDVIVDFAMRYTPPFADVSIERLKAEGVTHVYLIPLYPQYSTTTTKSSLEDYEARMHALGLKALVTEIKHFYSSATYNAVIIDRIREAMAGADAGAFELIFSAHGLPQKIVDKGDPYEHHVKEHVALLKPMLEAAGLTFADIHIAYQSKVGPLKWLEPSLEQKLESLERKKVLVFPIAFTIDNSETLYELDMEYREVAEELGYEDYRVAACPNDHPLFVEALASLYAKMRS from the coding sequence ATGGCCAAGAATGCAGTCATATTGCTTAATATGGGAGGCCCGAACGACCTCTACGAGGTTCAGACCTTCCTGCATAACATGTTCAACGACCCCAACATTCTGACGATGAAGAGCGGCCTGCTGCGCCGCTTCATCGCCAGCGTCATTACCTCCAACCGCACGAAGAGCGCGCAGGAGGTCTACCAGAAGCTCGGCGGCAAATCGCCGATTGTCGGCATTACGAAGAAGCTCGTCGCGGCGCTGCAGGCGAAACTGGGCGAAGACGTTATCGTCGACTTCGCCATGCGCTATACGCCGCCTTTTGCGGACGTTTCCATCGAACGTCTGAAGGCGGAAGGGGTGACGCACGTCTACCTGATCCCGCTCTACCCGCAGTACTCGACGACGACGACGAAGTCCTCCCTGGAGGATTACGAAGCGCGGATGCACGCCCTGGGGCTCAAGGCGCTTGTGACGGAGATCAAGCACTTCTACAGCAGTGCGACGTACAATGCGGTCATTATCGACCGCATCCGTGAGGCGATGGCCGGGGCGGACGCGGGGGCATTTGAGCTGATCTTCTCCGCGCACGGGCTGCCGCAGAAGATTGTCGACAAGGGCGACCCCTACGAACATCATGTCAAGGAACATGTCGCGCTGCTGAAGCCGATGCTCGAGGCGGCGGGACTCACCTTCGCCGACATTCACATTGCCTACCAGTCGAAGGTCGGCCCGCTGAAATGGCTGGAGCCCTCCCTGGAGCAGAAGCTCGAAAGCCTGGAACGCAAAAAGGTGCTCGTCTTCCCGATCGCGTTTACGATCGACAACTCCGAGACCCTCTATGAGCTCGATATGGAGTACCGCGAAGTCGCGGAGGAGCTTGGATACGAGGATTACCGCGTCGCCGCCTGTCCCAACGACCACCCGCTCTTTGTCGAGGCGCTGGCGTCGCTCTATGCGAAAATGCGCTCCTGA